The genomic stretch gAAATCGATCCTCCCATCCCCATCTGTGTCAGCGGCCTGGATCACAGCCTCTGCCTCCTCGTCGGACAGCGGGACGATGGGCACGGAGCCCGGGACAGTGGACAGGATGTACCTGTGCAACAGGTAACAGGTTTTTACATGGACGAATTACATCAGATTAACCTTTTCAAAATGTacctgtgtttgagctgtgctacctgtgtgttacctgtgtttgagctgtgctacctgtgtgttacctgtgtttgagctgtgctaCCTGTGTATTacctgtgtttgagctgtgctacctgtgtgttacctgtgtttgagctgtgctaCCTGTATGTTacctgtgtttgagctgtgctacctgtgtgttacctgtgtttgagctgtgctacctgtgtgttacctgtgtttgagctgtgctacctgtgtgttacctgtgcctGGCTGGTGTGGCACCTGTGCAGAGTCCTGTGGAGGCTCCTTACTTGATCTCGTTCCACTCGATGTAGCCACTGCTGTCCTTGTCCAGGAGCTGGAAGGCCTTCTTGATCACTTCCTCCTTCTGGTCAGAAGTCTTGAACTGCTGCATGTACTCAAAGAACTTTGAGTAGTTGAAGGTCCCTGGAAAGAGAGTGATTGGCTGTTCTGTGTCTAAGCCTCGCCCCATCCCCAATCCCCCCCAGTGCTGTGGTGAGGTTAtttttgattcccaggtggaaCACTATTGCTGTAAGCTTGGAGCTTTTACACGAAAGGTAGTGGAGCGGCTTTGGCtcaggtaagagcagtcttgTGGCAGTCTGAGGATTGCCTGGAgtgtagtggataaggtacatgattggggcagcctgtagtgtagtggataaggtacatgactggggaagcctgtagtgtagtggataaggtacatgactggggcagcctgtagtgtagtggaaaaggtacatgactggggcagcctgtagtgtagttgaaaaggtacatgactggggcagcctgtagcgtagtggctaaggtacatgactggggcagcctgtagcgtagtggctaagatacatgactggggcagcctgtagcctagtggctaaggtacatgactggggcagcctgtagtgtagtggctaaggtacatgactggggcagcctgtagcctagtggctaaggtacatgactgtggcagcctgtagtgtagtggctaaggttcatgactggggcagcctgtagtgtagtggctaaggttcatgactgggacccgaagGTCGATGGTTCCATCctcggtgcagccacaataagatctgcacagccattgggcccttgagtaaggcccttaaccctgcattgctccaggggaggattgtctccagtttagtctaaatcaactgcaagtcactttgtataaaagcatcagccaaataacatgtaatgtatttgatcctgccctgggtgtgtcgaagtgtccctgagcaaggcacctaacccctgGTGGGAACTGCCCCTTAGAGCCCCAGAATCGCCCCTTAGAGCCCCAGAACTGCCCCTTAGAGCCCCAGAACTGCCCCTTAGAACCCCAGAACTGCCCCTTAGAACCCCAGAACCACCCCTTGGGTCCCCAGGTTACCTTGCAGCCTCATCTCACGCGGAAGCCTGTCGATGTCGAGGTCGCTAAGATTCGCCCccatcgccatggcaaccttcTTCACCTGTACGTTGAAGTCGTCAGCcatgttgtgtttctgtgtgctggagggagcagaacagaccacagagttaCTGACCATGGCATTGCTCCCATGTACTGACATCCAGAGCTCTGTTTCtttttgggcggcctgtagcgtggtggttaatgtacatgactgggacacacacggtcagtggttcgatccccggtgtagccacaataagatccgcacagccgttaggcccttgagcaaggcccttaacctgcattgctccaggggaggattgtctcctgcttagtctaatcaactgtacatcactctggataagagtgtctgccaaatgccggaAATGTTTTGACTCTTCACATATCCTCATTTCTTTCAcgcaaattattgttgcattaatatttatgtaatacaaaaactgcaacataataaaactgcaaaatggcaatgccagattgttaagaAGACTCTCCGCTAGTGAGAACAGCAGTTCATAAATAGATGCTTAttagcctcttatttgcaaagcagggcaataaaattccagaaagcattagggtgagtaattctttttggagagctttttggacactttggacatgctttaaatggtaaatggttggctttatATATGGCCTTTGTTCAAAGGTTAGGTGTCGTGTTCTGGGACACTTTGACTCACCCAGAGCGGGATCAAacctgctcttaccacctgagctaatgtttaTAAAGACAtactcatatatgtgaataaaacacatgttaaggttaattttcttcatattttgtatttttaaaaaagaagctTTTCTGCTAATTCATACTTCTGGACAAATAACAGGCAGACGTTtggtatttggagagattttgggacacctgaggacatctgggtgcagttttgggaacactcatgtggaatttgaatgcctgtcgatatctttaccatattttgtaaaGTTAAGTTAAACTATGAAAACATTAggcgtttttattttttatttttatattttagtgtaGTCTAGCCTTTTTTGCACACTGtattgttctgtctcaaatttctgaatgttacaagcctcttcttcaaTGTAAGTCTTCACAGGCATTTGTGTGCAGCAaattgtttttgagatactGACACTTTTATAAGAGTAGTACAAAATGGGTGGAAATTGCCCTttaggggggcaaagtggaaaactTTCACCTTTCAAGACAGCACAGAATAAAAAGTTGATTAAAAAGTTTTAAAGGTCCATATGTAATATACTTACATGGCATTCATTTCTGGTATATCCAATACTTGCACCTTAATTGTTATTTTGTCCATATAAATGTTTGTTTGCAAGATGTAGCTTATTCTGAGCTCTGACACCATTTTGATCTCATTCCTTGCTGAGAAATTCCAGAGAGGAAAAGCTGGGCTCAGCTAGACTGGGCTCAGATTAGTTCCTGGCAGTTCGCTGGTTTTGGTTGTCTGGTTGAGCAGTGGTTGGTGTCAATCGTGTAGCAGGGCAAATTAGACCTGTCTCTTAGCTTTTAAATTAATCtgtctttatgggttttttATCTAAACGGCCGCATTTCTGCATGTCACACTGCTGAATCAGACACTGAAGCAGACCAATGGCATTCTCAGCTCAAAGCAGCTCCTTCATATCTTAAATAAATGTGATCAGTCTTATGAATAGTAGCACATTCCGAGTTAGCAGACATGTTTTGTTGCTTTGGTGCCAAATCCTGACCGCTGCCGCCTTCTTACCACTCTTCTTTTATTCAAACCTAAGCAGCCATGTTCCCCGCACACTGGCTGTTCATGTAGAAATCATCATGTTCCCTGCACACTGGCTGTTCATGTGGAAATCACCATGTTCCCCACACACTGGCTGTTCATGTAGAAATCATCATGTTCCCTGCACACTGGTTGTTCATGTAGAAATCACCATGTTCCCCGCACACTGGCTGTTCATGTAGAAATCACCATGTTCCCCACACACTGGCTGTTCATGTAGAAATCACCATGTTCCCCGCACACTGGCTGTTCATGTAGAAATCACCATGTTCCCCACACACTGGCTGTTCATGTAGAAATCACCATGTTCCCTGCACACTGGCTGTTCATGTGGAAATCACCATGTTCCCTGCACACTGGCTGTTCATGTGGAAATCACCATGTTCCCCACACACTGGCTGTTCATGTAGAAATCACCATGTTCCCCGCACACTGGCTGTTCATGTAGAAATCACCATGTTCCCCGCACACTGGCTGTTCATGTGGAAATTACCATGTTCCCCACACACTGGCTGTTCATGTAGAAATCACCATGTTCCCCGCACACTGGCTGTTCATGTGGAAATCACCATGTTCCCCGCACACTGGCTGTTCATGTGGAAATCACCATGTTCCCTGCACACTGGTTGTTCATGTAGAAATCACCATGTTCCCCGCACACTGGCTGTTCATGTGGAAATCACCATGTTCCCCGCACACTGGCTGTTCATGTGGAAATCACCATGTTCCCCGCACACTGGCTGTTCATGTGGAAATCACCATGTTCCCCGCACACTGGCTGCTCATGTGGAAATCACCATGTTCCCCGCACACTGGCTGTTCATGTAGAAATCACCATGTTCCCTGCACACTGGCTGTTCATGTAGAAATCACCATGTTCCCTGCACACTGGCTGTTGATGTGGAAATCACCATGTTCCCCGCACACTGGCTGCTCATGTAGAAATCACCATGTTCCCCGCACACTGGCTGTTCATGTAGAAATCACCATGTTCCCCGCACACTGGCTGTTCATGTAGAAATCACCATGTTCCCCGCACACTGGCTGTTCATGTAGAAATCACCATGTTCCCTGCACACTGGCTGTTCATGTGGAAATCACCATGTTCCCCGCACACTGGCTGCTCATGTAGAAATCACCATGTTCCCCACACACTGGCTGTTCATGTGGAAATCACCATGTTCCCTGCACACTGGCTGTTCATGTGGAAATCACCATGTTCCCCGCACACTGGCTGTTCATGTAGAAATCACCATGTTCCCCGCACACTGGCTGTTCATGTAGAAATCACCATGTTCCCCGCACACTGGCTGCTCATGTAGAAATCACCATGTTCCCTGCACACTGGCTGTTCATGTGGAAATCACCATGTTCCCCGCACACTGGCTGTTCATGTAGAAATCACCATGTTCCCCGCACACTGGCTGTTCATGTAGAAATCACCATGTTCCCCACACACTGGCTGCTCATGTAGAAATCACCATGTTCCCTGCACACTGGCTGTTCATGTAGAAATCACCATGTTCCCTGCACACTGGCAGTTCATGTGGAAGTCTTTCCTGAGTCACTGGCTACATCAAGGtgttgactaatcagaaaccatTGCTAGGTAAGCTAAACTAGCTTGAAAAAAAGGTAATTCAAAGACTTTATTTGAAGTCTTTGTATAACAGTCGTTTGTTGTCTTTAAAAAgagataatataataaaaaaacatatactttttttttaacatagtTACTATATTTGTCATTATTTCAtgacattaaacatttttggtCACAGTCGTAGAGGAGACAAATTCTATGTGTAGCTCATGCTTCTTGTTCATGTTCCAGTGATATCCCAGCCTCCAAGTATGATGGCAAAAGCTCAGTTGGTTGCTAGTGCCACTGATATCCACACAAAGCTAAAGGAACACTGACTGTGGCCCCCCAAGACTGGGGCATCAAAACATCAAAACagagatgccccccccccaccccccaggcaCACGCTGTGCATCATGGAACTGTGCTGGGATTCATATGATCCTGCTCACCATGACAACGCTTCAGCAGTGCATGTGCCAGAAGGAGGCTttaacctctgacccctgacccctgcagAATGCTGGTGTTGCTCAGAGTTCGGCTCGCCTTACCCCCGGAGGGGGAGGCTATTCGTGGAGAGGAGGGTGTTGTGATAACTCAGGGAAACATCATCGGCCTGCATGCGTGGGGACCTCCTGGGACAGGCTGCTGCCCCCATCCCCCTAAAACATGGCCGAGACTGCCAGGGCTTCCCGTGGGTCCTGTCCTAACCCTGGGTCCAGACCTCCCCAGAACCACCCCCACCGGACCCTCACATCCACAGAACCACCCCCGCTGGACCCTCACATCCACAGAACCACCCCCGGTGGACCACCCCGGACCCTCACATCCACAGAACCACCCCCGCTGGACCCTCACATCCACAGAACCACCCCCGCTGGACCCTCACATCCACAGAACCACCCCCGGTGGACCACACCGGACCCTCACAGTGTCCATCGTGAGGCGTGCAGTGCCCTGAGGGGTCAGATCCACGAGTGACCAAACCGCCAGAACCTGTCTTGTGGGTCATACATATAAAAGCTCCAGGGTGCAAGAGCTCCCACCTCATAAAGACACCAGTGCCCCTAAACAGAGATCTAAACTGCCAGCCAATGGCTTCACATTTCCCAAACCACCAACCACCACTGGCAAGAGAGATGATAGATCCATACTATGCTAACAGAGGAAATAGCAGAGATGACATGCTATGCTAAATAGACAAAATAAAGTCTTATGCTAGCATATCCGATAGCAGTAAATATGCACGATAAGGCAGGTGATAGCACAGTGAAGTCGCTATGCTAACGTAACTGATAGCACAGTAAAGTCGCTATGCTAACATAACTGATAGCAGGTGAAGTTGCTATGCTAACATAACTGATAGCACAGTGAAGTCGCTATGCTAACATAACTGATAGCACAGTAAAGTTGCTATCCTAACATAACTGATAGCACAGTGAAGTCGCTATGCTAACATAACTGATAGCACAGTGAAGTCGCTATGCTAACATAACTGATAGCACAGTAAAGTTGCTATGCTAACATAACTGATAGCACAGTGAAATCGCTATGCTAACATAACTGATAGCACAGTGAAGTCGCTATGCTAACATAACTGATAGCAGGTGAAGTCGCTATGCTAACATAACTGATAGCAGGTGAAGTCGCTATGCTAGCATAACTGATAGCAGGTGAAGTTGCTATGCTAGTGCAGTAGGAAGTGAAAGCAAGGTTCTCcaggctgtggtgtgtgtggtgctgtggGGTCTGGCTGTACTCACCAGCTCAGTGTGATCTTGTCGCCTTgctccctctgccctctccagCTTTTATACTTGGAGGGGTGGATATTTCCATCAGTGCCCTGCACCTGCCACCCTgccaccctgcccccacccctcccatctcctatctcttttctctccctaTCTGCccttctttccccctctccctctcttcccctctctctcttcccatctccctctctctcttcctatttctctctccccctctctccccctctccctctctccctctctctctccttctctccctctctccctctctctctccccctctccctctctccccctctttctccctctccctctctccccccctccccctctctctctctctctctctctcttgtaaTGGCCTGTTGATGGTGAGTGATGTAAGGTGTGTTGATGTGAGATTCAGTGCATTCCTGGTTGTGTAATTAtgtaaacaccccccccccccccccccgacccacacacactcccatgaTGTCCTGTAGGTAGAGAGGGGCTACATCGTAGGCCAGAGTCAGAACTTTGAGTCATAGTCTGTGATTATGTTCAATGTTCTATATTCATAAATCCAGAGCTCCCTCTCTGTATAATGTTTAGTGTTCTATATTCATAAATCCACACTTAGAATGTGTCTTCACTGTAACAGGCAGTGAAATGAGTTTCTGGCACTGTGGTTGTTGGAATATCAGGCAAGTCTCTGGCTGGGAAAAGACCCAAAATgaatttaacccccccccccccccctcctcctggtccCCGGGCAGTGTAAGTGAAGCAGGGTGTAATTGCGGCCCCACCTGTGCTGCAGAGAGACATGGGGCCCCAGGGGCGCATGCACAGGGGCTAAATCAGCACCAGATCAGATTTGGGTTTCAGTCCCAGTGCCATGTCTGTGCATATGActgtgtgaaaaacacacacacacacacacacacacacacatacacacacacacactcacacatacacatactcacacacacacacacacacacacacatacacatactcacacacacacacacacacacacatacacatacacacacacacactcacacatacacatacacatactcacacacacacacacacacacatactcacacacacacacacacacacacacacacacacacacacacatacacatactcacacacacactcacacatacacatactcacacacacacacacacacatactctcacacacacacacacacacacacacacacacacatacacatactcacacacacactcacacatacacatactcacacacacactcacacatacacatactcacacacacactcacacatacacatacacatactcacacacacacacacacacacacacacacacatactcacacacacacacacacactcacacacacacacacacacacacacacacacacacacacatactcacacacacacacacacactcacacatacacatactcacgcacacacacattcacttggccagtctaaatccttccactttttctccctaatgaagtgttggctgtgtgttttgggtcattgtcttaaCACATaaatacccacatacacacattcatgcacatactcacataaatacacacatgtacgcataaatacacacatgtatgcataaatacacacatgtatgcataaatacacacattcacgcataaatacacacatacacgcataaatacaaacatatatgcataaatacacacatgtatgcataaatacacacatacacgcataaatacacacatacacgcataaatacacacatacacgcataaatacacacatatatgcataaatacacacatatatg from Conger conger chromosome 2, fConCon1.1, whole genome shotgun sequence encodes the following:
- the LOC133122702 gene encoding parvalbumin-like EF-hand-containing protein — its product is MADDFNVQVKKVAMAMGANLSDLDIDRLPREMRLQGTFNYSKFFEYMQQFKTSDQKEEVIKKAFQLLDKDSSGYIEWNEIKYILSTVPGSVPIVPLSDEEAEAVIQAADTDGDGRIDFREFSDLVQLEKKPRK